The following proteins are encoded in a genomic region of Corticium candelabrum chromosome 11, ooCorCand1.1, whole genome shotgun sequence:
- the LOC134186629 gene encoding serine-rich adhesin for platelets-like, producing the protein MSTQTVFLPSATPTPVPPPSATPTSTQAVPTPSAPVTPTTANFCRQWYPEDGGTFRNLSQWISFLVPCPWTLLHAELDFRFMRVSSSIESGECYIQRFHFQIAIGERVVTPETECCYASRYLHSGVLIRARVYLRYLFNFPYSPFQLRVQPYDWCCRQPHSCLPYLDVQVNSLLSCYCPPRLGSCYGDPHFRTMDGKLFTFNGQGEYIVMKTRDESFVLEGRTEPIGEGNCSATVFTAFAMAQFLPSADFTTSDPNSTVLHVQLTTNNRLQVFARHIGDVSFVNITSNFTELSNTSILVLDNVVISQPDCTTFIAVFSSDISIRVEAKKALLAVVFAGPKDLIGNTSGLLGVWDEDPKNDLTTRNGTILASTDSDERIHFQFGLSWEVQSSESLFYYDSGNGGNGVGLANITISEAIPCFVDENDLTNMASSVPNLTTTCGGNEQCLFDGVVTGDLEIAFQTLSTHQMNEDNAVTLSNRPPIMNGSDTLFASVYETTVYSFTATDANDNFTVTLQGNLPPTDEFTFSPMGSMYNFTAYTFTWTPTSTQNVSIQFIAVDSVAASTLLHPLVILCACNHKFNATCTDGHPGEDKFLLQNCDCGLGDGGTLCNVDVDIDCFPFYKCTDYPACECSNGTVLRNGTCSETPYPTTANASKPTTRSMPTANHEKATVTFLNVTVGQFNKTTFKQVVAELLSVHCNESDVQSTNRTAINVTAADVNIIRTIPDGPDVLVCITVSCPDGGGTVAASKVVVALNTSSARQRFQAVGLTLGQVFINSTVSFPTTTTSVSSTLSETPHTNESTTASGITTASIPMANSEGTTSTLSETPHTNESTTASGITTASTPMANSEGTTSTLSETPHTNKSTTASGITTASTPMANSEGTTSTLSETPHTNESTTVSGITTTASTPTTNRERTTVTFLNVTAEQLNETKFKQVVAKFVSAYCTENDACSQSTSKPAVNLTAADVNLISITQNGSDVVVDFTVSLPDGGIAVPATAVVMALDTSSVKQDFQDIGLSLGQVSITNPTTSQPTTPSDSDSALTTAGIIGVVVGAVGGVILILIVILYCSIGKTTTKVKPSNDDELALQPMKASADPHIKDENYTDTV; encoded by the exons ATGTCGACACAAACAGTGTTTCTGCCATCTGCAACCCCAACTCCAGTGCCTCCGCCATCTGCAACCCCAACCTCAACACAAGCAGTGCCTACGCCATCTGCACCAGTAACACCAACAACTGCAAACTTTTGTCGTCAATGGTACCCTGAAGATGGAGGGACTTTCAGAAATTTATCACAGTGGATATCGTTTTTAGTTCCCTGTCCATGGACATTATTGCACGCTGAGCTTGACTTTCGATTCATGCGTGTATCTTCTTCAATCGAGAGTGGAGAGTGTTACATCCAACGATTTCATTTTCAGATTGCAATTGGAGAGAGGGTTGTGACACCAGAGACTGAGTGCTGTTATGCATCTAGATATTTGCATTCTGGAGTTCTAATTCGAGCCAGAGTGTATTTACGCTATCTATTCAACTTTCCATATAGTCCTTTTCAATTGAGAGTTCAGCCATATGATTGGTGCTGTCGTCAACCTCACAGCTGTCTTCCTTACCTTGATGTGCAAGTTAATTCATTGTTGTCATGCTATTGCCCTCCTCGTCTGG GAAGTTGTTATGGTGATCCTCACTTTCGGACAATGGATGGCAAATTATTCACATTTAATGGACAAGGAGAGTACATAGTCATGAAGACTAGAGATGAATCATTTGTTCTGGAAGGTCGCACTGAACCCATTGGAGAAGGCAACTGTAGTGCTACCGTATTTACAGCCTTTGCAATGGCTCAGTTCCTTCCCAGTGCCGATTTCACCACAAGTGACCCCAATTCAACTGTACTTCATGTGCAGCTgacgacaaacaacagactacAAGTGTTTGCAAGGCACATTGGAGACGTTTcatttgtcaacattacaaGCAATTTTACTGAGCTGAGCAACACATCTATTCTCGTCTTAGACAACGTTGTCATATCACAACCAGACTGCACAACATTTATAGCTGTGTTTAGTTCAGATATATCAATAAGAGTGGAGGCAAAGAAGGCACTGTTGGCTGTTGTGTTTGCAGGTCCAAAAGATCTCATCGGTAATACAAGTGGACTCTTGGGAGTGTGGGACGAGGATCCAAAAAATGACTTGACGACAAGAAATGGAACTATTTTAGCATCTACTGATTCAGATGAAAGAATACACTTTCAATTTGGACTTTCAT GGGAAGTGCAGTCAAGTGAAAGTTTGTTCTATTATGACAGTGGTAACGGTGGCAATGGTGTAGGACTTGCAAACATTACCATTTCAGAAGCAATTCCTTGTTTTGTCGATGAAAATGATTTAACAAATATGGCAAGCTCAGTCCCAAACCTGACAACTACATGTGGTGGAAATGAACAGTGTCTTTTTGATGGTGTTGTGACTGGAGATTTAGAAATTGCCTTTCAGACACTCTCGACTCATCAGATGAATGAAGATAATGCTGTGACATTGA GTAACAGACCACCCATTATGAATGGCAGTGATACTCTTTTTGCTTCTGTTTATGAGACCACAGTTTATTCGTTTACAGCTACTGATGCAAATGATAATTTCACTGTTACTCTTCAAGGAAATCTACCACCAACAGATGAGTTTACATTTTCACCAATGGGTAGCATGTATAACTTTACTGCTTATACCTTTACTTGGACTCCTACGTCTACACAGAATGTAAGCATTCAGTTTATTGCGGTGGATTCTGTAGCAGCATCCACTCTGTTGCATCCTTTGGTTATACTGTGTGCTTGTAATCATAAATTCAATGCAACTTGTACTGATGGACACCCCGGAGAGGACAAATTCTTACTGCAGAATTGTGACTGTGGACTAG GCGATGGTGGCACTTTGTGCAATGTGGATGTTGATATTGACTGTTTCCCATTTTATAAATGTACTGACTATCCAGCATGTGAATGCTCAAATGGTACTGTTCTAAGGAATGGCACGTGTTCAG AAACTCCTTATCCAACAACTGCAAATGCCAGCAAACCAACAACAAGATCAATGCCGACAGCTAACCATGAAAAAGCAACAGTAACATTTCTCAATGTAACAGTCGGACAG TTTAATAAAACTACTTTTAAGCAAGTTGTTGCTGAACTCCTATCTGTGCACTGCAATGAAAGTGACGTACAGTCAACAAACAG AACTGCTATCAATGTGACTGCTGCTGATGTCAACATTATACGTACTATTCCGGATGGACCTGATGTTCTAGTCTGCATTACAGTCAGCTGCCCTGATGGAGGAGGTACTGTTGCTGCATCTAAAGTAGTGGTGGCTCTTAACACTAGCAGCGCGAGACAAAGGTTTCAAGCTGTTGGTTTGACATTAGGCCAAGTCTTTATCAACAGTACGGTTTCTTTTCCTACTACTACTACATCAGTATCTTCAACTTTATCAGAAACTCCACATACCAACGAATCAACAACTGCATCGGGTATTACAACAGCATCAATACCCATGGCTAACAGTGAAGGAACAACTTCAACTTTATCGGAAACTCCACATACCAACGAATCAACAACTGCATCGGGTattacaacagcatcaacaccCATGGCTAACAGTGAAGGAACAACTTCAACTTTATCGGAAACTCCACATACCAACAAATCAACAACTGCATCGGGTattacaacagcatcaacaccCATGGCTAACAGTGAAGGAACAACTTCAACTTTATCGGAAACTCCACATACCAACGAATCAACAACTGTATCGGGTATTaccacaacagcatcaacaccCACAACTAACCGAGAAAGAACAACAGTAACGTTTCTCAATGTAACAGCCGAACAG CTTAATGAAACCAAGTTTAAGCAAGTTGTTGCTAAATTTGTATCTGCTTACTGCACTGAAAATGATGCATGTTCACAGTCAACAAGCAA ACCTGCCGTCAACTTGACTGCTGCTGATGTCAACCTTATATCTATCACTCAGAATGGATCTGATGTTGTAGTTGATTTCACAGTCAGCCTGCCTGATGGAGGAATTGCTGTTCCTGCAACTGCAGTAGTGATGGCTCTTGACACTAGTAGTGTAAAACAAGACTTTCAAGATATTGGTTTGTCATTAGGCCAAGTCTCTATCACCAACCCAACTACTTCTCAACCTACTACACCCTCAGATTCAGATTCTGCTCTAACAACTGCCGGGATCATTGGTGTCGTTGTTGGTGCAGTAGGAGGTGTCATTCTCATCCTAATCGTCATTTTGTATTGCAG CATAGGTAAAACTACTACAAAAGTGAAACCATCAAATGATGATGAACTAGCACTGCAACCAATGAAAGCTTCTGCTGATCCTCACATAAAAGACGAGAACTACACAGACACCGTTTAA